A window of the Azospirillum formosense genome harbors these coding sequences:
- the aspS gene encoding aspartate--tRNA ligase: MHPYRTHTCGQLREENAGQIVRLSGWINRKRDHGQLLFIDLRDHYGLTQCVVDTSNPAFQAAERLKLESVITVTGKVVKRTAETINDRLPTGRIEVQIAELSVQGEAEQIPLQVNQDTDAGEDVRLRYRFLDLRRERIHENILLRSRVIASARRRMIDQGFTEFQTPILTASSPEGARDYLVPSRNHPGKFYALPQAPQQFKQLLMVAGFDRYFQIAPCFRDEDARADRSPGEFYQLDFEMSFVTQEDVFAAIEPVLHGIFDEFGGFRRETPPAIDKPPFRRISFAESMLKYGNDKPDLRNPLEITDVTAVFKRDDVEFRAFKQTLEKGGVVRAIRAPKVSDKPRSFFDKLNDWARGLGAPGLGYIIFEAAGGKGPIAKFVPEAAQAELRAAAGVEDGDAVFFVCDQPGPAAKLAGFARTKIGEELDLIEKNAFRFCWIVDFPMYELDEETNKVIFSHNPFSMPQGGLEALNTMNPLDIKAYQYDIVCNGVELSSGAIRNHLPELMYKAFEIAGYPPEELEARFGGMLSAFKLGAPPHGGSAPGIDRIVMLLADEPNIREVIAFPLNQRAEDLLMQAPAPVDQARLRELHLKLDLPKPKVAAETPKAAT; the protein is encoded by the coding sequence ATGCACCCCTACCGCACGCACACCTGCGGCCAGCTTCGCGAAGAGAACGCCGGTCAGATTGTCCGCCTGTCGGGCTGGATCAACCGCAAGCGCGACCATGGACAGCTCCTGTTCATCGACCTGCGCGACCATTACGGCCTGACGCAGTGCGTGGTCGACACCTCCAACCCGGCCTTCCAGGCGGCGGAGCGGCTGAAGCTGGAATCGGTCATCACCGTCACCGGCAAGGTGGTCAAGCGCACGGCGGAGACCATCAACGACCGTCTGCCGACCGGCCGCATCGAGGTGCAGATCGCCGAGCTGTCGGTGCAGGGCGAGGCGGAACAGATTCCGCTGCAGGTCAACCAGGACACCGACGCGGGCGAGGACGTGCGCCTGCGCTACCGCTTCCTCGACCTGCGCCGCGAGCGCATCCACGAGAACATCCTGCTGCGCTCGCGCGTCATCGCGTCTGCGCGCCGCCGCATGATCGACCAGGGCTTCACCGAGTTCCAGACGCCGATCCTGACCGCCTCCTCGCCGGAGGGTGCCCGCGACTATCTGGTGCCCAGCCGCAACCATCCGGGCAAGTTCTACGCGCTCCCCCAGGCGCCGCAGCAGTTCAAGCAGCTGCTGATGGTCGCCGGTTTCGACCGCTATTTCCAGATCGCCCCCTGCTTCCGTGACGAGGACGCCCGCGCCGACCGCAGCCCGGGCGAGTTCTACCAGCTCGACTTCGAGATGTCCTTCGTCACCCAGGAGGATGTGTTCGCCGCCATCGAGCCGGTGCTGCACGGCATTTTCGACGAGTTCGGCGGCTTCCGCCGCGAGACGCCGCCGGCCATCGACAAGCCGCCCTTCCGCCGCATCTCCTTCGCGGAGTCGATGCTGAAGTACGGCAACGACAAGCCGGACCTGCGCAACCCGCTGGAGATCACCGACGTCACCGCCGTCTTCAAGCGCGACGACGTGGAGTTCCGCGCCTTCAAGCAGACGCTTGAGAAGGGCGGCGTGGTCCGCGCCATCCGCGCCCCGAAGGTGTCCGACAAGCCGCGCAGCTTCTTCGACAAGCTGAACGACTGGGCGCGCGGTCTCGGCGCTCCGGGTCTCGGCTACATCATCTTCGAGGCGGCGGGCGGCAAGGGCCCGATCGCCAAGTTCGTGCCGGAGGCCGCCCAGGCGGAACTGCGCGCGGCGGCGGGCGTGGAGGACGGCGACGCGGTCTTCTTCGTCTGCGACCAGCCCGGCCCGGCGGCCAAGCTGGCCGGCTTCGCCCGCACGAAGATCGGCGAGGAGCTGGACCTGATCGAGAAGAACGCCTTCCGCTTCTGCTGGATCGTCGACTTCCCGATGTACGAGCTGGACGAGGAGACCAACAAGGTCATCTTCAGCCACAACCCCTTCTCCATGCCGCAGGGCGGCCTGGAGGCGCTGAACACGATGAACCCGCTGGACATCAAGGCGTACCAGTACGACATCGTCTGCAACGGCGTGGAGCTGTCGTCGGGCGCCATCCGGAACCATCTGCCGGAGCTGATGTACAAGGCGTTCGAGATCGCCGGCTACCCGCCGGAGGAGTTGGAAGCCCGCTTCGGCGGCATGCTCAGCGCCTTCAAGCTGGGCGCCCCGCCGCACGGCGGTTCGGCCCCGGGCATCGACCGCATCGTGATGCTGCTGGCCGACGAGCCGAACATCCGTGAGGTCATCGCCTTCCCGCTGAACCAGCGCGCGGAAGACCTGCTGATGCAGGCCCCGGCCCCGGTGGACCAGGCGCGCCTGCGCGAGCTGCATCTGAAGCTGGACCTGCCGAAGCCGAAGGTCGCCGCCGAGACGCCGAAGGCCGCCACCTGA
- a CDS encoding cell envelope integrity EipB family protein has translation MQNRRSAARLALCATFGAFLVSVTALPAAGPAQAAPANAAGAAVGAAAGAAANILPHRAVYKMSLLSARNSSKVSDVRGRMLFEWADACDGWTTEQRFQLRFVYAEGDEMAMTTNYTTWEAKDGQRYRFNVRKLINGEEDEEVRGDARLAKDGSGTAAFSKPEPQDMELPPNTMFPTAHTLAVLDHASSGETFFNRVVFDGADSEGATEVSTVIGTAVQTKEDGADPLLKGKKAWPVRMAFFPLKSDSAQPEYEMSLHLLQNGVAESMQIDYGDFTVNAILEKVEALPKSGC, from the coding sequence TTGCAGAACCGCCGCTCCGCCGCCCGCCTCGCCCTTTGCGCGACCTTCGGCGCGTTCCTGGTGTCCGTGACCGCCCTTCCCGCCGCCGGCCCGGCCCAGGCGGCTCCCGCCAACGCGGCCGGCGCGGCGGTGGGGGCGGCGGCCGGCGCGGCGGCGAACATCCTGCCGCACCGCGCCGTCTACAAGATGTCGCTGCTGTCCGCCCGCAACAGCTCCAAGGTCAGCGACGTGCGGGGCCGCATGCTGTTCGAATGGGCCGACGCCTGCGACGGCTGGACGACGGAGCAGCGCTTCCAACTGCGCTTCGTCTACGCCGAGGGCGACGAGATGGCGATGACCACCAATTACACGACGTGGGAGGCCAAGGACGGGCAGCGCTACCGCTTCAACGTCCGCAAGCTGATCAACGGCGAGGAGGACGAGGAGGTGCGCGGCGACGCCCGGCTGGCCAAGGACGGCTCCGGCACCGCCGCCTTCTCCAAGCCGGAGCCCCAGGATATGGAGCTGCCCCCCAACACCATGTTCCCGACCGCCCACACCCTGGCGGTGCTCGATCACGCCAGCTCCGGCGAGACCTTCTTCAACCGGGTCGTCTTCGACGGCGCCGATTCCGAAGGAGCGACCGAGGTGTCCACGGTCATCGGCACGGCGGTCCAGACCAAGGAGGACGGCGCCGACCCGCTGCTGAAGGGCAAGAAGGCGTGGCCGGTGCGCATGGCCTTCTTCCCGCTGAAGAGCGACTCGGCCCAGCCCGAGTATGAGATGAGTCTGCATCTGCTGCAGAACGGCGTCGCCGAATCCATGCAGATCGACTACGGCGATTTCACCGTGAACGCCATCCTGGAGAAGGTGGAGGCTCTGCCGAAGTCGGGTTGCTGA
- a CDS encoding D-glycerate dehydrogenase: MRSDTPASRPVLLVTRRLPEAVEARAARDFDARLNPQDRALSGADIARLAAETGAAGILCTAGDRLDAAAIAALPEAVRIVATFSVGTDHIDLDAAKARGLIVTNTPDVLTDATADIALLLMLGAARRASEGERMIRAGAWTGWTPTQLLGTHLGGKRLGIIGMGRIGQAVAQRARAFGMAIHYSNRRRLPAEQEAGAIYHADPEAMLAVCDVLSLHFPATPETTHWLNAERIERLPPGAIVVNTARGSVVDDEALIAALARGRLAAAGLDVFENEPNLHAGYRGLENAFLLPHLGSATVETRNAMGFKALDNLDAVFAGSAPPDRVA; encoded by the coding sequence ATGCGCAGCGACACCCCCGCATCACGGCCCGTCCTCCTGGTGACCCGGCGCCTGCCCGAGGCGGTGGAGGCCCGCGCCGCGCGCGATTTCGACGCCCGGCTGAACCCGCAGGACCGCGCGCTGTCCGGCGCCGACATCGCCAGGCTGGCGGCGGAGACCGGCGCCGCGGGCATCCTCTGCACCGCCGGCGACCGGCTGGACGCCGCGGCCATCGCGGCGCTGCCCGAGGCCGTGCGGATTGTCGCCACCTTCTCCGTCGGCACCGACCACATCGACCTCGACGCGGCCAAGGCCCGCGGCCTGATCGTCACCAACACCCCGGACGTGCTGACCGACGCGACCGCCGACATCGCGCTGCTGCTCATGCTCGGCGCGGCGCGCCGCGCCTCGGAGGGCGAACGGATGATCCGCGCCGGCGCCTGGACCGGCTGGACGCCGACGCAGCTTCTCGGCACCCATCTGGGCGGCAAGCGCCTGGGCATCATCGGCATGGGCCGAATCGGGCAGGCGGTGGCGCAGCGGGCGCGGGCCTTCGGCATGGCCATCCACTATTCCAACCGGCGCCGCCTGCCCGCGGAGCAGGAGGCCGGCGCGATCTACCACGCCGATCCCGAGGCGATGCTGGCGGTCTGCGACGTGCTGTCGCTGCATTTCCCGGCGACTCCGGAAACCACCCACTGGCTGAACGCGGAGCGGATCGAACGCCTGCCGCCGGGGGCCATCGTGGTCAACACCGCCCGCGGCTCCGTGGTCGACGACGAGGCGCTGATCGCCGCCCTGGCCCGCGGGCGTCTGGCCGCCGCGGGGCTGGATGTGTTCGAGAACGAGCCGAACCTGCACGCCGGCTACCGCGGGCTGGAGAACGCCTTCCTGCTGCCTCACCTGGGCAGCGCCACGGTGGAAACCCGCAACGCCATGGGCTTCAAGGCGCTCGACAACCTGGACGCCGTCTTCGCCGGGTCGGCGCCGCCGGACCGCGTGGCGTGA
- a CDS encoding GGDEF domain-containing protein, producing the protein MSAVVNTQDPDAVAADHHDGLPFDRGTHDRLLRMSTLRGPRIAHPAAAAHEASALERQLAEARTTIAEQRDRIAYLESLSMTDELTGLLNRRGFFSHFRREIAAARRQRAKGNAGKGNGTAGGVLVIIDLDGFKRINDTHGHMAGDAYLRQVARLLVGSVREEDVVARLGGDEFALLLTKTDAACGDLRARQIAAAAGRRCVRWNDADLPVRFSFGVQPYGADDREEEVVRLADTRMYRDKAGRRPRPAGRKAGTPSGQRAANRRITG; encoded by the coding sequence ATGAGCGCCGTCGTGAACACCCAGGACCCGGACGCCGTTGCCGCCGACCATCACGACGGACTGCCTTTCGACCGCGGGACCCATGACCGGCTGCTGCGGATGTCCACCCTGCGCGGCCCCCGCATCGCCCATCCGGCGGCCGCGGCCCACGAGGCATCGGCCCTGGAACGCCAGCTCGCCGAGGCCCGCACGACCATCGCCGAACAGCGTGACCGGATCGCCTATCTGGAAAGCCTGTCCATGACGGACGAGCTGACCGGCCTGCTGAACCGCCGCGGCTTCTTCAGCCACTTCCGGCGCGAGATCGCCGCCGCGCGGCGGCAGCGCGCCAAGGGGAACGCGGGCAAGGGAAATGGAACGGCCGGCGGTGTGCTGGTCATCATCGATCTGGACGGCTTCAAGCGGATCAACGACACCCATGGTCACATGGCCGGCGACGCCTACCTGCGGCAGGTCGCCCGGTTGCTCGTCGGATCGGTCCGCGAGGAGGATGTGGTGGCCCGGCTGGGCGGCGACGAGTTCGCGCTGCTGCTGACCAAGACCGATGCGGCCTGCGGCGACCTCCGCGCCCGGCAGATCGCGGCGGCGGCGGGCCGCCGCTGCGTGCGCTGGAACGACGCCGACCTGCCGGTCCGCTTTTCCTTCGGGGTGCAGCCCTACGGCGCCGACGACCGGGAGGAGGAGGTCGTGCGCCTCGCCGACACCCGCATGTACCGCGACAAGGCCGGACGCCGCCCGCGTCCCGCGGGTCGCAAGGCCGGGACCCCGTCCGGACAGCGCGCGGCAAACCGGCGGATCACCGGCTGA
- a CDS encoding ATP-binding protein yields the protein MADRPTAEDAEGIQPHGALVVLDGDGGTILACSANTVEFLGLVPERLLGRGVEALALPELADLLARLRTLPPDLRPAGLHASVTPPAGRPLPAFLHEHGGRVILEVERPLAGAEHWPATAPPAGLLPGIAALRGAAGLEALAAHTAQTVRRLTGMDRVIVCRFDDFGNGEVVAKDEVPDWGHPALEIRPGAALPAGVFDRGPDGTPRLRVVLDHAAEPVPLLRADAAVPPPDLGNAHLRSPPAARREFLRRMGAGAALTVPIVQGGKPWGVISGHRRQPHAVPPSVRMLAAMAADALGLMLDAAERAVERERRAAHAARQAEVSRAKSDFLTGMSHELRTPLNVIIGYSDFLLHPGSDPLTERQRDYLGNIRASGTHLLELINDVLDLSKIEAGHVDLNDEDVDVAILVGEVYALQELTLASAGLTFDALFPRPLPRLRADRRSLRQILLNLLSNAVKFTPEGGRVTIDVTRTGERPGAGLCIAVIDTGIGIPEEHHAIVLEPFRQVPGERIRGGGGTGLGLPIVRSLVEAHGGRLALASSPGQGTRIELHFPPERVIA from the coding sequence ATGGCCGACCGACCGACCGCGGAGGACGCAGAGGGGATACAGCCGCATGGCGCCCTGGTGGTGCTGGACGGCGATGGCGGGACGATCCTGGCCTGCAGCGCGAACACCGTCGAGTTCCTCGGCCTGGTGCCGGAGCGGCTGCTGGGGCGCGGAGTGGAAGCGCTCGCCCTTCCCGAGCTTGCGGATCTGCTGGCGCGGCTGCGCACCCTGCCGCCGGACCTGCGGCCTGCGGGGCTGCACGCGTCCGTGACCCCGCCGGCGGGAAGACCGCTCCCGGCGTTTCTCCACGAGCACGGCGGACGGGTGATCCTCGAGGTGGAGCGGCCGCTCGCCGGGGCGGAGCATTGGCCCGCCACGGCGCCGCCGGCCGGCCTTCTGCCGGGAATCGCGGCCCTGCGCGGGGCCGCGGGGCTGGAGGCCTTGGCGGCCCACACCGCCCAGACCGTCCGTCGCCTCACCGGCATGGACCGGGTGATTGTCTGCCGCTTCGACGACTTCGGCAACGGGGAGGTGGTGGCGAAGGACGAGGTCCCGGATTGGGGCCACCCCGCCCTGGAGATCCGGCCCGGCGCGGCCCTGCCGGCGGGCGTGTTCGACCGCGGCCCGGACGGGACCCCGCGGTTGCGGGTGGTCCTTGACCATGCGGCGGAGCCGGTTCCTCTCCTGCGCGCCGACGCGGCGGTTCCGCCGCCCGATCTGGGCAACGCGCACCTGCGCAGCCCGCCCGCGGCCCGCCGGGAGTTCCTGCGGCGCATGGGGGCCGGTGCGGCCCTGACCGTGCCGATCGTCCAGGGCGGCAAGCCGTGGGGGGTGATCTCCGGCCATCGCCGCCAGCCCCACGCGGTTCCGCCGTCCGTCCGGATGCTGGCGGCCATGGCCGCCGACGCGCTCGGCCTGATGCTCGACGCCGCCGAACGCGCCGTGGAGCGTGAGCGCCGGGCCGCCCACGCGGCGCGGCAGGCGGAGGTGAGCCGGGCCAAGTCCGACTTCCTGACGGGGATGAGCCACGAGCTGCGCACCCCGCTCAACGTCATCATCGGCTATTCGGATTTCCTGCTGCATCCCGGGTCCGATCCACTGACCGAGCGGCAGCGCGACTATCTCGGCAACATCCGCGCCTCCGGCACCCATCTCCTTGAACTCATCAACGATGTGCTGGACCTGTCGAAGATCGAAGCCGGGCATGTCGATCTGAACGACGAGGACGTGGACGTCGCCATCCTCGTGGGCGAGGTCTACGCTCTCCAGGAACTGACGCTGGCGTCGGCCGGGCTGACCTTCGACGCGCTGTTCCCCCGGCCGCTGCCGCGCCTGCGTGCCGACCGGCGTTCGCTGCGCCAGATTCTCCTGAACCTGCTGTCCAACGCCGTCAAGTTCACCCCGGAGGGCGGGCGCGTCACCATCGACGTGACGCGCACGGGGGAGAGGCCCGGGGCCGGGCTGTGCATCGCGGTGATCGACACCGGAATCGGCATTCCGGAGGAGCACCATGCCATCGTCCTGGAGCCCTTCCGGCAGGTGCCGGGGGAACGCATCCGCGGCGGCGGCGGAACCGGGCTGGGCCTGCCCATCGTGCGGTCCCTGGTGGAGGCCCACGGCGGGCGGCTGGCCCTCGCCAGCAGCCCGGGGCAGGGCACCCGGATCGAGCTGCATTTCCCGCCGGAGCGGGTGATCGCATGA
- a CDS encoding response regulator yields the protein MDDRTVKRVLIVEDNELNMKLFHDLLEAHGYATLQTRNGMDALSIAREHRPDLILMDIQLPEVSGLEVTRWIKDDPELASIPIIAVTAFAMKGDEEKIREGGCEDYIAKPISVSKFLQAVQKFLR from the coding sequence ATGGACGACCGAACCGTGAAGCGTGTCCTGATCGTCGAGGACAACGAGCTGAACATGAAGCTCTTCCACGACCTGCTGGAAGCGCACGGCTACGCGACGCTCCAGACCCGCAACGGGATGGATGCCCTGTCCATCGCGCGGGAGCATCGGCCGGACCTGATCCTCATGGACATCCAGCTGCCGGAGGTGTCGGGGCTGGAGGTCACGCGCTGGATCAAGGACGATCCGGAACTGGCGAGCATTCCGATCATCGCGGTGACCGCCTTCGCGATGAAGGGGGATGAGGAAAAGATCCGGGAGGGCGGCTGCGAGGACTACATCGCCAAGCCGATCTCGGTGTCCAAGTTCCTCCAAGCCGTCCAGAAGTTCCTTCGTTAA
- a CDS encoding PleD family two-component system response regulator, with translation MSARVLVVDDVLPNVKLLAAKLTREYFNVITASNGPEALEVVRRESPDIVLLDVMMPGMDGFEVCEKIRSDPATMHIPVVMVTALSDGADRVRGLEAGADDFLTKPVNDVALFARVRSLVRLKMMMDEWRLRETTSGQFGVLEPTGTLRSESFEGARILVLEDSRLDLAKIAETLQRDHGHVMSAETCATALERALGDDLDLVVISLTLMNEDGLRLCSQLRSHERTRQVPILLVVDEGDLNRVAKGLELGANDYVIKPIDRNELLARARTQIRRKRYQERLRANYEQSLSMALTDSLTGVFNRRYINAHLPRLLERAIDNHKPVAVLLFDIDHFKVVNDSYGHTVGDEVLKEVSNRASRNLRTFDLVARLGGEEFVVILPDTDAEAALTVAERLRTRIADTPFKVSADAGEIPVTVSIGVAAGGRLGDTAEGLIRRADEALYEAKRAGRNRSVADPRANALQAP, from the coding sequence ATGTCCGCTCGCGTCCTCGTCGTCGACGATGTCCTTCCGAACGTGAAGCTGCTCGCGGCGAAGCTGACGCGCGAGTATTTCAACGTCATCACCGCCAGCAATGGCCCCGAGGCGCTGGAGGTGGTCCGCCGCGAATCGCCGGACATTGTTCTGCTCGACGTCATGATGCCGGGCATGGACGGGTTCGAGGTGTGCGAGAAGATCCGCTCCGACCCCGCGACCATGCACATCCCGGTGGTGATGGTCACCGCCCTGTCCGACGGCGCCGACCGTGTGCGCGGGCTGGAGGCCGGGGCTGACGACTTCCTGACCAAGCCGGTCAACGACGTGGCCCTGTTCGCGCGGGTACGCTCGCTGGTCCGCCTGAAGATGATGATGGACGAATGGCGGCTGCGCGAGACCACCTCCGGCCAGTTCGGGGTGCTGGAGCCGACCGGCACGCTGCGCAGCGAATCCTTCGAGGGCGCCCGCATCCTGGTTCTGGAGGATTCGCGGCTCGATCTGGCCAAGATCGCCGAGACGCTGCAGCGCGATCATGGTCACGTCATGTCCGCCGAAACCTGCGCCACGGCGCTGGAGCGGGCGCTGGGCGACGATCTGGACCTCGTGGTGATCAGCCTGACCCTGATGAACGAGGACGGTCTGCGCCTGTGTTCCCAGCTGCGCTCGCACGAGCGCACGCGGCAGGTGCCGATCCTGCTGGTGGTGGACGAGGGTGACCTGAACCGCGTCGCCAAGGGCTTGGAACTGGGCGCCAACGACTACGTCATCAAGCCGATCGACCGGAACGAGCTGCTCGCCCGCGCCCGCACGCAGATCCGCCGCAAGCGCTACCAGGAGCGGCTGCGCGCGAACTACGAGCAGAGCCTGTCCATGGCCCTGACCGACAGCCTGACGGGGGTCTTCAACCGCCGCTACATCAACGCCCACCTGCCGCGGCTGCTGGAGCGGGCGATCGACAACCACAAGCCGGTGGCGGTTCTGCTGTTCGACATCGACCATTTCAAGGTCGTCAACGACAGCTACGGCCACACCGTGGGCGACGAGGTGCTGAAGGAGGTCTCCAACCGCGCCAGCCGCAACCTGCGCACCTTCGATCTGGTGGCGCGGCTCGGCGGTGAGGAGTTCGTGGTGATCCTCCCGGACACCGACGCCGAGGCCGCCTTGACGGTGGCGGAGCGGCTGCGCACGCGCATCGCCGACACGCCGTTCAAGGTGAGCGCCGACGCCGGCGAAATCCCGGTCACGGTGTCCATCGGCGTCGCGGCTGGAGGCCGGCTCGGCGACACCGCCGAAGGGCTGATCCGCCGGGCCGACGAGGCGCTCTACGAGGCCAAGCGGGCCGGGCGCAACCGCAGCGTCGCCGACCCTCGCGCCAACGCCCTGCAGGCGCCCTGA
- the rpmG gene encoding 50S ribosomal protein L33: MAKQNTVLIKLVSTADTGFFYVKKKNPKKTTEKLSFRKYDPVARKHVEFKEAKIK; this comes from the coding sequence ATGGCGAAGCAGAACACCGTCCTCATCAAGCTGGTGAGCACGGCCGACACCGGCTTCTTCTACGTGAAGAAGAAGAACCCGAAGAAGACCACCGAGAAGCTGTCGTTCCGCAAGTACGACCCGGTGGCTCGCAAGCACGTCGAGTTCAAGGAAGCCAAGATCAAGTAA
- a CDS encoding S41 family peptidase, producing MLAVGLGSLGGTLPRPAAAATEAAFISEQVFAVAYGKIAEVYLQQVDFGRLGLDGLKGLATIDPTARAERQGNTVRLYVSGSVIGEYAAPSLSDAAGWAALTTKAVERARLYSPTLYQAVPERVYQVVLDSVMSDLDGYSRYTGTQRATSERAQREGYGGIGLSLETANGRTLIRNVLARSPADRAGIRSGDQLLAIDGDLTARLSESDMRDRLRGPTGTMVLLTVARDNNPPRRAPLRRERVVPNTVNSSVSEQVGVLKVDRFNASTASNLRDAVLSTRQSVGKGLRGFVLDLRGNPGGLLDQAVAVADLFIAQGKIITTEGRHPDSRQRFEAGPDDIADGLPLVVLVDGRSASSAEVVAAALQDSGRAVVVGASSYGKGSVQTVTRLPNDGELFLTWSRIYTPAGYTLHRQGVQPTVCTSRTGQDDPVALLSDLRDGRARPMTQFAGWRARAADDEEALARLREACPWKEHEPELDVKVALRLLAEPALYQRAVALSSTNTVAER from the coding sequence ATGCTCGCTGTGGGCCTCGGAAGCCTCGGCGGGACGCTGCCCCGTCCGGCCGCAGCCGCGACCGAAGCCGCCTTCATCAGCGAGCAGGTCTTTGCCGTCGCGTACGGCAAGATCGCCGAGGTGTATCTTCAGCAGGTTGATTTCGGCCGCCTCGGGCTGGACGGGCTGAAGGGGCTCGCGACCATCGATCCGACCGCCCGCGCCGAGCGCCAGGGCAACACCGTACGTCTGTACGTCTCCGGAAGCGTGATCGGCGAATACGCCGCCCCCTCCCTGTCCGACGCCGCCGGCTGGGCCGCCCTGACCACCAAGGCGGTGGAGCGCGCCCGCCTCTATTCTCCCACGCTCTATCAGGCGGTGCCGGAGCGGGTTTATCAGGTCGTCCTCGATTCCGTGATGTCGGACCTCGACGGCTATTCCCGCTACACCGGCACCCAGCGCGCCACCAGCGAGCGCGCCCAGCGCGAAGGCTACGGCGGCATCGGCCTGTCGCTGGAGACGGCGAACGGGCGCACCCTGATCCGCAACGTGCTGGCGCGCAGCCCGGCCGACCGCGCCGGCATCCGCAGCGGCGACCAGCTTCTGGCGATCGACGGCGACCTGACCGCCCGCCTCAGCGAGTCGGACATGCGCGACCGTTTGCGCGGCCCGACCGGGACGATGGTCCTGCTGACCGTGGCGCGCGACAACAACCCGCCGCGCCGCGCCCCGCTCCGGCGCGAGCGCGTGGTTCCCAACACCGTGAATTCCAGCGTCTCCGAGCAGGTCGGCGTGCTGAAGGTGGACCGCTTCAACGCCTCCACCGCCTCCAACCTGCGCGACGCCGTCCTGTCCACGCGGCAAAGCGTGGGCAAGGGCCTGCGCGGCTTCGTGCTCGACCTGCGCGGCAACCCCGGCGGCCTGCTCGACCAGGCGGTCGCCGTGGCCGACCTGTTCATCGCCCAGGGCAAGATCATCACGACCGAGGGCCGCCACCCCGACAGCCGCCAGCGCTTCGAGGCCGGGCCCGACGACATCGCCGACGGCCTGCCCCTGGTTGTGCTGGTCGACGGACGCTCCGCCTCCTCCGCCGAAGTGGTGGCCGCCGCCCTCCAGGATTCGGGGCGGGCGGTGGTGGTCGGCGCCTCCTCCTACGGCAAGGGCAGCGTCCAGACGGTGACCCGCCTGCCCAACGACGGCGAGCTGTTCCTGACCTGGAGCCGCATCTACACGCCCGCCGGCTACACCCTGCATCGCCAGGGCGTGCAGCCGACGGTCTGCACCAGCCGCACCGGCCAGGACGATCCCGTCGCCCTGCTGTCCGATCTGCGCGACGGCCGGGCACGCCCGATGACCCAGTTCGCCGGGTGGCGCGCCCGCGCCGCCGACGACGAGGAGGCGCTGGCCCGCCTGCGCGAAGCCTGCCCCTGGAAGGAACATGAACCGGAGCTGGACGTGAAGGTGGCGCTGCGCCTCCTCGCCGAACCGGCGCTTTACCAGCGCGCGGTCGCTCTCTCCTCCACCAACACCGTGGCGGAGCGCTGA